The DNA sequence GCCGGCTACAGCCTCTCGCCGGACGGCAGGACCCTCTGCCTCGCGGTTAATCCCGACCGCAATGATTACGAGACCACCGACAAGGATCTCTGGCTGCAGCCTCTCGGCGGCGGGGACTCGCTCAACATCACCGCCGACAATCCCGCCTATGATGCCGAACCCGCCTGGTCACCGGACGGCCGCTATATCGCCTATATTCTGCAGGAGGTCCCTGGCTACGAATCGGACCGCAAACGCCTGGCCCTCCATGACCGCCAGACCGGCGAACGCCGCATTTTGACCGAGGCCTTCGACTTTTGGGTCGGCACCTTTCAGTGGGCCGCTGACAGCCGCAGTCTCTATTTCACCGCTGATGTGCAGGGCCATGTCCCGCTCTATCAGGTCGATGTGCAGAAGGGAACCCTCCGCCGACTCCTTGATCTCAAGAGTATCGACAATTTCCAGATTGCACCGGATGGCCGCAGCGTCTTTTGCATCCGCCGCAGCGTCGGCGAACCGGCCGAGATCTGGCGCGCCAGCCTGCCCAAGGGTGACCAGATTCGGCGCCTGACCGCTTTCAATCAGCCGATCGCCGAGGCCGTGGATATCCGGCCGGCCGAGGAACTCTGGATCGCCTCGCCCACGGGCAAGCGCATCCATACCTTCGTGGTCAAACCCCACAATTTTGATCCCGTGAAAAAGTACCCGCTCATCCTCAACGTCCATGGCGGTCCCCAGATGCAATGGGCGGACGCTTTTCGCGGTGACTGGCAGGTCTATCCCGGGGCGGGTTATGTCGTCGCCTTTCCCAATCCGCATGGCTCGACCGGCTACGGCCAGGAGTTCACCCTGGCCATCTCCAAAGACTGGGGTGGGAAGGTCTTTGAGGATGTCATGGCGGTGACCGATTCTCTGGCGCGGCTGCCTTACATCGATGCCGGGCGGCTGGGGGCCATGGGCTGGTCCTATGGGGGGTACATGATGATGTGGCTGGAGGGGCACACCGACCGTTTCAAGGCCATCGCGGCGATGATGGGGGTCTACGACCTGCCCGCCATGTACGGCGCGACCGAGGAGCTCTGGTTCCCCGAGTTCGACCTCGGCGGGACCCCTTGGCAGTCGCCGCTCTATGACACACTTTCGCCCCATATCTATGCCGCCCGGTTCAAGACCCCCTGTCTGGTCATCACCGGGGAGAAGGATTTTCGCGTCCCCTATACCCAGAGCCTCGAGTTTTTCACGGCCCTGCAAAAACAGGGCGTGCCCTCCAGGCTGATTGTTTTTGAGAACGACGGCCACTGGCCGGATGGCCTCAAATCGATGCCGCTCTATTATACTGCTCATCTCGACTGGTTTCACCGCTATCTGGGCGGGGATCCGGCGCCCTGGGATGTGGAGAAGATGGTGCGCAACCAGATTTTCGACTAGACGGTGGGCCGCGAGGAGGGGAGGAGGCCTCTTCGCAGGGTGCCGGTGAAGGAGGTGCAGGGTTGGATCAGGAATTTCATGCCGCATTGCTCGCCCTCGGAGAGGTGCAGCGGGGGCTGGATCTTTACCTCAAGGGCCGCCGTCAGAATGGCAGTCAGGTGATCGATACGGCGCTGGACCGGCTGAGCAGACTGCTTGAGGGGCCGGAGTGGCAGGACTTTTTCAGCCAGGTGGCCGACTATCTGGCCGGCCTCGAGATGGCCGATCTGGGGAGAATGGAATCCCTGGCGCCCACCGAGGCGGGACTGCTGAAAAAATACGGGCTGACCGCCCGGGACCTGCTGCAGTTGCAGCGGCTCTACAAGGTGTTCAAAACCTGTGAGGGCGCCACGGACCTCACCGACCTCTTTGCGATGCCCGGCTCCCTGGTTGCCCGCCTCACCGAAACCGTTGCGGCGGTGGAGCACGAGATTGACCGAACGCGCTCGCTGCCGCGCAAGGTGAAGAAGACGATGAAGAAGGTCGCGGGCAGCCGCCTGACGTTTCTCCTGGTGGGTTCGGCGCTGATTGGCATGAATCTCTTCTGGAAAAAAGAGCAGCAAACCTCGGTTTCAGTCGGCGTGGTGTTCCTGACCTCGGCGCTCAAGAAATGACAGCGGGCGGGTGCGGAGGCGGCCGCAGCAGCGATGCGAGGAAGCATGATCGAACAATTCATCGCCTATATCCGTGAGCACGATTTGTTCCGGTCGGGGACGCGGATTCTGGTCGCCGTTTCGGGCGGGATCGACTCGGTCGTCCTGGTAGACCTCCTCGCGCAGCTGGCCCCGGAATGGCGGCTCGAGCTCTATGCAGCGCACTATAACCATCAGCTGCGCGGCGCCGACTCCGACGGCGACGAAGCCTTTGTCCATGCGCTTTGTGCCGAACGCGCGATTCCCTGCGAGACAGGCCGCGGCGAGGTGCGCGCCTGGGCCCGCCAGCATCGCCTTAGTCTTGAGACCGCCGGACGCACGCTGCGCTACGCTTTTCTGCAGGAGACCGCCCGTCGCCGCGGCTGCACGGTCATCGCCACCGGGCACCATGCCGGAGACCAGGCCGAAACCGTGCTCGACCGCCTGATCCGCGGCGCCGGGGCCCGCGGCCTCGCGGGTATCGCCCCGCGCAGCCCCGCTGCGTCAGCCAGAGAACCGGCGGATGCGGCCGCTTCCGAGCCGGAGCCGCTCTGGCTCATCCGTCCCCTGCTCTTCGCCAGCCGGACGGCCATCACCGTCTGGGCGGAGGCCCGCGGCCTCACCTGGCGCGAGGACGCCAGTAACCGCGACCGCCGCATCCGCCGTAACCGCATCCGCCATGAACTCCTGCCACTGCTGCAGACCTATAATCCCCGCATCGAATCCGCCCTCTGCCGCACGGCAGACCATCTCCGCGAAACGGAGGCCTTCCTTTGCTCTGCGGCCCGAGAGGCTCTGGACCGCTGCAGGGTGGAGGAGAGCTGGGGCAAAATTGTTATTGAAAAAGAGCCCTTTTTATCGTATTTTATTATTCTTCAGAAATATGCTCTTCAGGAGGCCTGGCGCCGTATCAGCGGCGGAACCGGTGACCTCGATGCCGCCTTTTGGAAAGGCTGGCATCGCTTTATCGCCGCCGGCCGCACCGATCGCGCGTTCAGCGTCGGCGGCGCCGAACTCTGGCAGACCGAACACCGGCTGGTGCTGCTGTCGGCTCAGCGTGGCGGCCACGGCCCAATCTATCCGGCCTTTCCAGGACGCACCTCGTTGTGGGACGGCTGGACGCTTGAAATAAAAGCGACGGACCTGCCGTTAGAGCAGATAGCGAAAAACCGCGATCCCCGCCTGGCCTGGATCGACGGCGACCGACTCAACGGCACCCTCTGGGTGCGCAGCCTGAGGGCCGGCGACCGCATTCATCCTCTCGGCCTGCACGGACATAAAAAGGTCGCTGACTTGCTCGCAGAAGCGGGCACGCCGGTCTATGAACGCAGCCGTGTCCCCCTGCTGTGGTGCGGAGAGCAAGTGGTTTGGGTATGCGGCATCCGCTCCGGCGAACCCTTTCGCGTAACAGCAGAGACGACAAGTGTCTTACAGCTGAAAATGGAACGCAACCCTGATGGAACGCTCTGAATTTGAAAAAGTAGTCTACGACGGTGGTTTCCGCACCCTGTTGAGCCGCGAGACCATTATGGCGCGCATCGCCGAGATGGGCCGCCAGATCACCGAAGCGTACCGTGGCAAGCAACCAATCATGATCGGTGTGCTCAACGGCGCCTTCCTTTTCATGGCC is a window from the bacterium genome containing:
- the tilS gene encoding tRNA lysidine(34) synthetase TilS; amino-acid sequence: MIEQFIAYIREHDLFRSGTRILVAVSGGIDSVVLVDLLAQLAPEWRLELYAAHYNHQLRGADSDGDEAFVHALCAERAIPCETGRGEVRAWARQHRLSLETAGRTLRYAFLQETARRRGCTVIATGHHAGDQAETVLDRLIRGAGARGLAGIAPRSPAASAREPADAAASEPEPLWLIRPLLFASRTAITVWAEARGLTWREDASNRDRRIRRNRIRHELLPLLQTYNPRIESALCRTADHLRETEAFLCSAAREALDRCRVEESWGKIVIEKEPFLSYFIILQKYALQEAWRRISGGTGDLDAAFWKGWHRFIAAGRTDRAFSVGGAELWQTEHRLVLLSAQRGGHGPIYPAFPGRTSLWDGWTLEIKATDLPLEQIAKNRDPRLAWIDGDRLNGTLWVRSLRAGDRIHPLGLHGHKKVADLLAEAGTPVYERSRVPLLWCGEQVVWVCGIRSGEPFRVTAETTSVLQLKMERNPDGTL
- a CDS encoding S9 family peptidase, with protein sequence MQKRFGLLFLFLPVLLTAAEKRAFQISDLYALKSISDLQIAPDGRHLLFVVGTQDLAKSERNSDIWIMAADGSGLRQLTFSPGGDYQPRWSPDGRQIAFLSGRASGTQIWLLPVDGGEARRVTDLAITPSDLKWLPDGSGFLFTSEVFPECGADDHATHKILETMEKGPVQAHLADRLFYRHWTWWRDGRVIHTFRYALADSQLTDLTPGAIDRPADAGASGTAGYSLSPDGRTLCLAVNPDRNDYETTDKDLWLQPLGGGDSLNITADNPAYDAEPAWSPDGRYIAYILQEVPGYESDRKRLALHDRQTGERRILTEAFDFWVGTFQWAADSRSLYFTADVQGHVPLYQVDVQKGTLRRLLDLKSIDNFQIAPDGRSVFCIRRSVGEPAEIWRASLPKGDQIRRLTAFNQPIAEAVDIRPAEELWIASPTGKRIHTFVVKPHNFDPVKKYPLILNVHGGPQMQWADAFRGDWQVYPGAGYVVAFPNPHGSTGYGQEFTLAISKDWGGKVFEDVMAVTDSLARLPYIDAGRLGAMGWSYGGYMMMWLEGHTDRFKAIAAMMGVYDLPAMYGATEELWFPEFDLGGTPWQSPLYDTLSPHIYAARFKTPCLVITGEKDFRVPYTQSLEFFTALQKQGVPSRLIVFENDGHWPDGLKSMPLYYTAHLDWFHRYLGGDPAPWDVEKMVRNQIFD